The Streptomyces sp. NBC_00286 nucleotide sequence CCGACCGTCTCCTCGGCCTCGAACTCACCCGTGACATCGGCCGCGGGACCCCGTCGTGAACGCGCCCGCCGGAGCGCCCCCGAGACGCCGCCTGGTCATCCTGCGGCACGCAAAATCGGCCTGGCCGGACGGTGTCGCCGACCACGAACGACCGCTCGCACCGCGTGGCCGCCGCGACGCCCCGGCCGCCGGACGCGCCCTCGTCGGTGCCGACCTGCGGCCGGACCTGGCGCTCTGCTCGACCGCCGTACGCGCCCGCCAGACCTGGGAACTGGCCGCGGCGGAATGGGCCACACCTCCTCCCGTACGCCACGATCCACGGCTGTACGTGGCCGACGTACCCGAGTTGCTGGCAACGGTGCACGAAGTGGCCGACGAGGTCAGGACGTTGCTGCTGATCGGGCACAACCCCGGGCTCGAGGAACTGGTGCTCACCCTGGCCGGAGACAGCCTCGACGACGCGCTGGACGAGGTCCGCACGAAGTTCCCGACGTCGGCGATCGCGGTCCTCACCTGGTACGGCGACACCTGGCGCTCCCTCGGCCCCGGCATGGCCCTCCTCACCGACATGAAGGTTCCGCGCGGCAAGAAGGAGCCGGACAAGAAAACGCGGGACAAGAAGGGCTGACGTTCGCGGCGGGTGGCTCGACGGGACGCACGCGCGCGTGCGGAACGTTTTCGGGTGCGGCCCCTTCACGTGCGGCGCATACGCTGGCCCGATGCAGGACGAGTACCGCACGGTGGCCCGCGCAGGCGTGCACGAGACCGAAGTCAACCGCTCCCGCTTCCTGTGCGCGCTCGCCCCGGCGGCCACCGAACAGGAGGCCCAGGAGTTCATCGCGGCCGTCCGCAAGGAGCACGCGGACGCCACGCACAACTGCTACGCGTACGTCATCGGCACCGACGCCTCCGTACAGAAGGCGAGCGACGACGGCGAACCGGGCGGCACGGCAGGCGTCCCGATGCTCCAGATGCTGCTGCGCCGCGACCTGCGGTACGTCGTAGCCGTCGTCACCCGCTACTACGGCGGCGTCAAGCTCGGCGCGGGCGGCCTCATCCGGGCGTACGGGGGAGCGGTGGGCGAGGCCCTGGAC carries:
- a CDS encoding SixA phosphatase family protein — encoded protein: MNAPAGAPPRRRLVILRHAKSAWPDGVADHERPLAPRGRRDAPAAGRALVGADLRPDLALCSTAVRARQTWELAAAEWATPPPVRHDPRLYVADVPELLATVHEVADEVRTLLLIGHNPGLEELVLTLAGDSLDDALDEVRTKFPTSAIAVLTWYGDTWRSLGPGMALLTDMKVPRGKKEPDKKTRDKKG
- a CDS encoding YigZ family protein yields the protein MQDEYRTVARAGVHETEVNRSRFLCALAPAATEQEAQEFIAAVRKEHADATHNCYAYVIGTDASVQKASDDGEPGGTAGVPMLQMLLRRDLRYVVAVVTRYYGGVKLGAGGLIRAYGGAVGEALDAVGTLTRKRFRLATVTVDHQRAGKVQNDLRSTGREIRDVRYGEAVTLEIALPDADVETFRAWLADATAGTAGFELGGEAYGDA